From Nicotiana tabacum cultivar K326 unplaced genomic scaffold, ASM71507v2 Un00022, whole genome shotgun sequence, a single genomic window includes:
- the LOC107771098 gene encoding uncharacterized protein LOC107771098 has product MVMQKLTRKWRNSRRESQYDEDDKFSLPTRDDGRPIDTQEQEELVRSLEKVETQQSLLWRGVFSGLLLCYAAFLIYSIYQQAYYPWELRYHAYFMYEVDSWAIIVADWAAILTCLMTIKGLLHESKYHRRWLWSSCCIGMIVAVFWLHHMLRLAKFRWDILWLPVGPLSGAGICIYVDHLLNVSSEEVRKLRRYMYAYKAM; this is encoded by the exons ATGGTGATGCAGAAGCTAACGAGAAAATGGAGAAATTCTCGACGAGAATCTCAGTACGACGAGGACGATAAATTCTCTTTACCTACTCGCGACGATGGTCGTCCCATTGATACCCAAG AACAAGAGGAGTTAGTTCGATCTCTCGAGAAAGTTGAAACTCAGCAATCTCTTCTCTGGAGG GGTGTGTTCTCGGGGCTACTTTTATGTTATGCGGCTTTTCTCATATATTCAATCTATCAACAGGCCTACTATCCCTGGGAATTG CGATATCATGCTTATTTCATGTATGAAGTTGACTCATGGGCCATCATTGTTGCAG ATTGGGCAGCTATTTTGACGTGCTTAATGACCATAAAGGGCTTACTGCATGAATCGAAATATCATAGGAGGTGGCTATGGTCTTCGTGCTGCATTGGCATGATTGTAGCAGTGTTTTGGTTGCATCACATGCTAAG GTTGGCCAAATTTAGATGGGATATTTTGTGGCTACCAGTAGGGCCCCTTAG TGGAGCTGGAATCTGCATTTACGTAGACCATTTACTAAATGTGTCATCTGAAGAAGTACGGAAACTTAGAAGATATATGTATGCATATAAAGCCATGTAA
- the LOC107771097 gene encoding zinc finger CCCH domain-containing protein 20-like, giving the protein MMIGERNHPYPTVHIPPWSYGDNQTDNMHLTLSPNGNANSNPSFSAASGEDYSMFLQNDAGLKALQRYLPFNDVVGDFDFEYGEGKDIDLPVDAYSCDQFRMYEFKVRKCARGKSHDWTECPYAHPGEKARRRDPRKYHYSGTACPDFRKGNCRKGDGCEFAHGVFECWLHPARYRTQPCKDGLNCKRRVCFFAHSPEQIRVLSPRADSFDGSPSISRYGFEGKNMHFIQSPESGSPPCESPPMSPMTQTTNSVSSLSRSLGSNYSINEMVASLRQLQLNKVKSMPSSWNLQMGSPVLGSPRLPVNRPGFCSLPSTPTRAFNRPGVCCFDLCEEEPAMERVESGRDLRAKMFEKLSKENPLDGMVPDPVRSEAPNPDVGWVSELIQ; this is encoded by the coding sequence ATGATGATCGGAGAGAGAAACCACCCTTATCCAACGGTCCATATTCCACCATGGTCGTACGGAGATAATCAGACGGATAACATGCACCTAACTTTAAGCCCAAACGGCAATGCAAATTCTAACCCCAGCTTCAGTGCAGCCTCTGGTGAAGACTATTCCATGTTTCTCCAAAACGACGCCGGTTTGAAGGCGCTCCAGCGTTACCTTCCGTTCAACGACGTTGTTGGTGATTTTGACTTTGAGTACGGCGAAGGTAAGGATATTGACCTTCCGGTAGACGCATATTCTTGTGATCAATTCCGTATGTACGAGTTCAAGGTGAGAAAGTGCGCACGTGGGAAGTCACACGATTGGACGGAGTGTCCGTACGCACATCCCGGCGAGAAAGCTCGTCGGAGGGACCCACGTAAGTATCACTATTCAGGAACTGCATGCCCTGATTTTCGTAAAGGGAACTGTAGGAAAGGCGATGGTTGTGAGTTCGCTCACGGCGTATTTGAGTGTTGGCTCCACCCTGCTCGCTATCGTACGCAACCTTGTAAAGATGGACTCAACTGCAAGAGAAGGGTTTGTTTCTTTGCTCACTCACCGGAACAGATCCGAGTACTGAGTCCGCGTGCCGATTCGTTCGATGGCTCTCCTTCCATTTCCAGGTACGGTTTTGAGGGGAAAAATATGCATTTTATACAGTCTCCTGAGTCAGGTTCGCCACCTTGTGAGTCGCCGCCGATGTCTCCGATGACTCAGACGACCAACTCAGTGAGCTCGCTAAGTCGATCTCTTGGGTCTAATTACTCGATCAACGAAATGGTGGCGTCACTTCGTCAActgcagctgaacaaggttaaaTCCATGCCCTCTTCCTGGAATTTACAAATGGGCTCTCCTGTCCTCGGGTCACCGAGGCTACCCGTAAACCGACCCGGTTTTTGTAGCTTGCCCTCAACGCCAACTCGGGCCTTCAACCGACCCGGTGTCTGTTGCTTTGATCTTTGCGAGGAAGAACCAGCTATGGAGAGGGTAGAGTCAGGGAGGGATTTAAGGGCTAAAATGTTTGAGAAATTGAGTAAAGAGAATCCGTTAGATGGGATGGTACCCGACCCGGTTCGTTCTGAAGCTCCGAACCCTGATGTTGGTTGGGTCTCTGAACTGATCCAGTGA